The Pygocentrus nattereri isolate fPygNat1 chromosome 29, fPygNat1.pri, whole genome shotgun sequence genomic sequence taccataaatgtaaatttttccATCATAAATTCCTATGATGCGTATTTGACTGTTAAAGCAAGCCATCATGCCCTCATGGTCTTAACAGTTACTCATAAGCCCACCTACGGGGCAAGTTGTAACATCTTTCGCTCTCACTTAATAATACTGATAACAATATTTCAGTAGATTAAAATTAAATCATgtttatgttttcatgtttcccaaaatgtctttacataagcctgtaaaaacaaaaacaaaaacaaaaacttggGAACAGCTAAAATGGTCTTCCAGTGTTAACAGGTTTCTACTAGCCTTCGTAGGAATTAGAGCGGTACAACAATGTGTGTGTCTTGGGCATGGACTCACCTGGCTTGCCTTAGCATTGACGTTGCCCAGACTGAACAGCTTCTTGACAACCAACATGTCCTCCTCTTCTTTCACTGCTGATAATGCTGCCAGCATCACAGCGGTATATCCTGCCTTGTTCTGCTGATCCACATTACACATCCCTATGCAATGCACACCATCACAAATATAAACTTACATTCATGTCCAAACCTCTAGCACAGCAATCCATAATTACATTGACCCTGACGAGTCTGTAACTTATAATAACCTGTGTCGAGTAGCAGGCCAACCACAGTGAAGTTGGAATGTGAGACGCTGTAATGCAAAGCTGTGTTGCCATTGCCATCGGTCATGTTGACTACATGCCCCAGTAGGACAGGGGAGATCTCAGAGAAAGCCATCAGGTAGTTGGAGACCCGCGACGGCTGGGACATCTTAGCGCTGGAGACTCTGAACCATTCCaattgcacagtgtgtgtgctggacaACTGAAATGTTAACAGTTAACAGACACATTGTGTTTAATGACTTCTGCTTGGCACTCTTGGAAGGATTATCAATATAGTGTAGGACACAGACTTGATTAAATTATATAATGTGCAGTGAAAACCACTTACCAGTTCTTTACTCTTCGCTGTTTTGGCACCATCGTTCAGGTGGTTCTTCAAAATGAGACAAGCTTCACGCATTTTTGAACTCAGCTCAAACCtatgataaaatattttatatgtttaaaaccataaacatccttaagaaaaacaaacagggcTATGGAGCACAGAGCAAAACAGaccagcacacagaaagctcatCAAGTTCCTCTGGCCTGAAcaaattggttttatttataacaCTGTGTATTAAAAGACAAGAACAGTCTGCGGCTCTGAAAGGGCAAAATGTTTGGATCAATCCTCATAATATCACTTTATATGgcagaagagaacagaaagatGGAACtttctacattaaaaaaagtgaCAGTGACAAACAACTTTTCATCAGTTACAAAGAGAAGTTTATTCCCACATTCTTAAAGCGATAGTCTgaccaaaaatctaattttagtAACTTCCCCTTACATGTAGCCCATCAATCAAGATATATTTTGTGTCTAAAATTTTCTTCTTTAGCTTTACACAAGATCTACAAGCATATTGTAGCATCAGCTTGCTATGAACAGACTTGGTTATATGATTTCTAACACTGTTCTGCAACtgtatgaccaaaaaaaaaaaaaaaaaaagacgaaaaaaaaaaaaaaaaagggaaaatttaaaaaaacaaaaaataaatacaccaAATAGCTAAAAACACTAGAAAACGCCATCTAGAAGCCTGGATTATATCTGTAATCTCAGCTTCTGTCTATTGTCAGAGTGGTGCGATTCGTCCCataatttggccaaaaatcGCCTACTCTGAGAGGAAAGGGCCATTTAACTCACATACAAAATTAACAACCTAAAACCTTTGGGCTTGTATGTGTCTACACACAAGCAAGGCTCTCTTACTTGAAAGCAACTTAATACTTCAAAGAACACTTAATGAAACTTTTAAAGACACACTTTTTCCAAACCAACAACTATCTCTATATACTTATTCCAAAAGACTGTTTGCAGCATGCAGAGCAGAGAGTGCTTGCAGAAGCTTCGTTCCTGCCGGGCTGATAAAACCCACTGAACAGAAGTGAGTTCACATGGAGGTGTGGATAGCCAATTAGAATGGAACTAACAAAATCCTGAGAGTTGTGCCCAGCTAAGCGTGCAACAGACATCAGATGGTCCATTTCTGTGTGAGCAGAGCATCTGAGGCTGAgaagtcttggctgatcaacggCATTTGGGGCAAGGAGAAAAACTACATTTGTAGCCAAAAATCACTTTTAAATAAGTGTCTTTTGTTGAGACTTACTTTTCTTTTACTTCTTCAGCCTGCTCCTTAACATCTGTAACAGCTGCTACGTTTTCATCACTTTCACTGTCTTCCAGATTTATGTTCCTTTCGTCATCCGATGTGTCCTCCAGAGCTGCTGCTTCCTCCTCACTGCTGTCTGAGCATGCACCATCTGCACTTCCATCTGAGGAGCTtccttcatcctcctcctcatcttcctcttcaCTAGACGTAGACTCATACCTAAACAGGACAGAAGTGTCAATATTACTAATAGcatttcaaaatgacaaaaacttcaagttgacaaaaaaaatcaagttgATGGTGGTCAAGTATGAGACCAATGGAAatcaaaatccaaaaaaaatggATGAACACCAAGACGGGGGCAATGTAGCTTTTTTAGCAAAATAAGAGAAACTCACCCTCCATTAAGAATCCCCACAAATTTCAAGCTCTTCTTGCCACTGCTGCAAGCCCCACCTGAGCCACTTCCATCCTTTCTCTTCATGATAGATTTTAGAGGGCCTGAAAATATTTAAGTCAGTCATAACTGAAGGGGAAAGCATTTAAAAGCCAAGCATACACACTAAACTTACAGAAATAGTTCTCTGATCTTAGGCATTTTATGGACTTCTATTTACCCTaggtagagagaaaaaaaatctaaatcctgcattttttccattcttttctgtttctggaAACAGTATATCTTGTATAATTACTTAgtttctcaaaatactgacttgcTGTGTCTAAATATTGAACCCAATATAATTCCAAACTTTTTctgaaatttaataaaatacattcaaTGATTAATTTGACACAAAATGTGGGGATTTTGCCTTAATAACAAAGTCTCAAGAAAataattcaatatttcaaaaacaTGAGGAATTATTGTTGAGACActaagtaaatatttttttaaaataagttaatattttAGGAGACTAACTCAAATTCTCACATTTTTctgccagaaacagagaagaagCGGGAAAAAAATCTCTACCTAATGGGAACGGGCTgccatttattttaacattagaTACCGTGTCAATACTCACCCTCTGTGGAGACTGACTGTTCTTGATTGTCTTGTGTGTCAGTACTATGGAGATTTTCCCACTGGATACCTGTGCTGACCCGTGTCACAGGGATCTTTTCTACTGAACCTTCTACTGAATCTGTCTGAACGCTCTGATCAGTTTTTGTCACTGGAAAATCTGCATCTGATACTCCCACTCCAACTGATGATTTCACGCAACGCTCAGTTTCCACTACAGCCTCAGCCATCTCCGGTCGGACGAGTGTCCCTTTTTCTAACCAGATCTTCGACGTCCTTTCCATCTCCTTAGCCTTCAACTCCTCCAGGTGTTGACTGGTCTGGGCTAAACGTGTTTCCAGAACTTTAACTGACTCTTGCTGAAATTTGATTGTCTGTTGCAGGTTGTCTATTTCTTGTTCAGCCTCACTTGACAGTCCAAGTAAAGATTCCATCACCCAAACAGCGGCTTCATCTGTCTGCACCACAGCCTGGACTTCTTCATTGCACATGGTCGCCATTTCAGTCTCTGTACTTTTGTGGCAGACATCAACAGCGACTTCAACAGATGCATCTTTGGCATCCTGGCGATTGTAAACCACCACTGCCTCAAGAGGGACATCACTACCTATAGCTATGGATCGTTTCTCAATTATCACAGTTGGAAGTTCCTTTACTTTTTCATTGGATTTGACCTTTTGACTAGAACTGCTGAGATCCAAAGATAATGACAAACATGCAGGCTGAACCATACCTGCTACTGCCTCAGCTGGGCTTTGCACTTTAGCTAAAGCATCAAGTTCCTCGGTTTTCTTTTGAAGGGTCAGAAGGAGCCTATCCTTTTCACTGCGAAGCATAGCCACCTCTCTCTCCAAGGCTGATACCCCTTTCACTTTCTCCTCCATCTCCCTAAGCTGTCTAAGAGCTGCAGCCATCTGCTCTCGTACTGTCTGGAGCTGTGCTGGGGGGACTGAAGACGTTCCAGTGTTGGAAGCTGGGGTGCTCCTCCCCGAGTTCTGAGGGCTAACTCTGGTCAAGCCAGCTGTAGGTGGATTTTGCAAAGCAGGTGAAATCTGTGGCAGGTGACCATCTGAAAAAAACTGGGAGGAGGCAGCCAAGTTGCCAGTGGATCCTCCATCCTTTACAGTCACCTTGGAAATATCAGGCGCAAGAGATCCTAAACCATTTTGGAAGAGACCCTGTTCCTGCTGCAGTCGACGGCTTGTTTCAAGTAGTGTTCTTTCCACTCGCGGGTTACgtggtggaggtggaggtgggaCTTTCGAAGCGGATGATAGTGTGGGGCTGAACACTGAAGATGGTGAAAGTGGCTGGGACTTGCTGGGAGACTGGGGAACGTGGCTTCGAGAAATTGGTGGAGGAACAGATCGCCCATCCTCGCTAGTCGACGATGCCAGTGACTCTGTAGATGTCCAGCCACTGGTGCGACCCCCTACACTCCTCTGAGAGGCTCTATCGCTACGTGATGTTCTCCGAGGGCTCATGTGGGCCCTGCGGATACTCTGACCACTCTCTATTTCTTCTACATACTTCAGGAAATCAAGATCCAACTGGAATCCATAAGGAGTCTGTACAGAATAGGATCCACTGTGATCCATTTCCTCCTGACTGGCACATTGGAAAGGGGCACCCAagtctgccaaaaaaaaaaaaaaaaaaaaaaaaaaaaggtttatgaAGCCATATAGCATGGTTGATTATGTTTTTGTCGATCTGCATCTTGACAAGTGATCTCTACAAACTGGTCCCAGTCCTTTAGCTGCCAGCACAAATGAGTAATATGTGGACAGAGTTTGATCATTTCAGTTATTTAAAAAGGACAGCCTACTGCTGACTGGAACTCGTGTTAAATTATTGATTTCGAGACCATTTGTAccacagtactatgcaaaagcaGAGACCACCCTCAAGACAGTTTTATCaaatggttgcattttctgctactcacaatccaagcaatcccaaacacattcaataatgTTGAGCTCTGGACTgaggggtggtcagtctattgctctgagaacaccagcagcttttctttttttgttccatttccttttcttcaGTAACAGTTGACCACCACACATTTCAGATCCATAATGTTGAGTTGTCTTTTGGAtggacagtggaaggatggacaaacaccTGCGACTgattaagtactgtttatctgatagtgacgcttttggtggtctaccaatTGTACAGCACAATTTTCTCTATATGTCTTAATAGTTTTTAACACAGACTTTTCTTATACAAGACGTCTTGTATCTAATCTCTTGAaatatcagaaatatctcctgaaaaatgaacgaACTGTCCTTTACAACCATTTTGGccagaaaaactaaacaaaatgaaaGGGGGTctgtgacttttacacagtactggaAGAGGTGAGAGGCACCTGCCCAGACTAGTAATGACATAACACTCAGACAGAGATCATTGACTTCTGACTGCTGACCACTGGTACATCTGACACCAATAAAGACCTGACAGTCCCAGAATTAGCCCGTAACTGCTATTTTATATCCCTTTCTAAAGTTAAGAGCGCAAACACTCACTTGGCAGTTTGGGGTTTATGTGCACAGATTGGGTCATTTTTTGGAACCTTCTGGTGCCCCTCCAGAGGTCAGTTCAGGAcctgtgaggaaaaaaaaacaaaattaaacgaTCTATATTACTTAATATTGATGTCAAAGTCCAACACGATAcatgtaatctgtgatcaggtTAATCAAGTTGTGAAATAATCAGCACTAGTTGTTATTAACTGCTCCCATCTTAAAGGCTGAAAAGTTTGAGATCAGAGCTCATTCATAAAATTTCTTTCAGCATGACTGCTGATCTTGGATGTTTGTCAGCAAGATCATTATATCTGATTCTAGATCAGCTTTCCTTCTCTGAGAAACCTCATGAATACGAGCCCAGGACCTCTCTGTGAAAATGGGTGCAAGTTCCAGGATGCCTCCTCACCACAGCAACAAGGGGCTCTACAAGAAAGGGATATCTGACACTAAAGAGAGGAAGAGCCAGTCATCAGAAATGAGGACATTACTGGCAAAGCAAAACCAAAGCAATTTTTATTGTGGCACGACTAATCTTGTCCAT encodes the following:
- the kank3 gene encoding KN motif and ankyrin repeat domain-containing protein 3 encodes the protein MTQSVHINPKLPNLGAPFQCASQEEMDHSGSYSVQTPYGFQLDLDFLKYVEEIESGQSIRRAHMSPRRTSRSDRASQRSVGGRTSGWTSTESLASSTSEDGRSVPPPISRSHVPQSPSKSQPLSPSSVFSPTLSSASKVPPPPPPRNPRVERTLLETSRRLQQEQGLFQNGLGSLAPDISKVTVKDGGSTGNLAASSQFFSDGHLPQISPALQNPPTAGLTRVSPQNSGRSTPASNTGTSSVPPAQLQTVREQMAAALRQLREMEEKVKGVSALEREVAMLRSEKDRLLLTLQKKTEELDALAKVQSPAEAVAGMVQPACLSLSLDLSSSSQKVKSNEKVKELPTVIIEKRSIAIGSDVPLEAVVVYNRQDAKDASVEVAVDVCHKSTETEMATMCNEEVQAVVQTDEAAVWVMESLLGLSSEAEQEIDNLQQTIKFQQESVKVLETRLAQTSQHLEELKAKEMERTSKIWLEKGTLVRPEMAEAVVETERCVKSSVGVGVSDADFPVTKTDQSVQTDSVEGSVEKIPVTRVSTGIQWENLHSTDTQDNQEQSVSTEGPLKSIMKRKDGSGSGGACSSGKKSLKFVGILNGGYESTSSEEEDEEEDEGSSSDGSADGACSDSSEEEAAALEDTSDDERNINLEDSESDENVAAVTDVKEQAEEVKEKFELSSKMREACLILKNHLNDGAKTAKSKELLSSTHTVQLEWFRVSSAKMSQPSRVSNYLMAFSEISPVLLGHVVNMTDGNGNTALHYSVSHSNFTVVGLLLDTGMCNVDQQNKAGYTAVMLAALSAVKEEEDMLVVKKLFSLGNVNAKASQAGQTALMLAVSHGRQEMVRALLECGASVNIQDDEGSTALMCASEHGRAEIVSLLLEQPGCDISIVDNDGSNALSIALEASHNDIAVLLYAHMNYSKAQADVPKANPRSPSSPRKTWPSE